In Acinetobacter sp. WCHAc010034, a genomic segment contains:
- a CDS encoding O-antigen ligase family protein has translation MSAMHKKNKMLLYVLIGTYFSFALALANSPPISEFFELFRWIFFFGYIFISFCFFKFQAFIKIGLSFIFYFLFLLILMLSTILFSGLSFESISSVLPFVFILILPFLPYPVQYGNRSDFFIFAYKKFSVLFLISIIPFLLIPDSYIMGRFAAWTKNTNIVAGFSMLSYSVFFISYLKSKSKYDLLGIVAYLLMVFLTQSRGALLAIGIITAIMLLKNYNKKIFFQVGFIVFLLGGVIFSNIQVREIGNNDASNSIFTVREFELGARQEIMDRQLDAFLYSPLIGVGALTEESNPYSRYPAEASFTDLLSMVGLFGMLFYILAIISRLRSFNNNDFILLSILTLSSGEGYLTGVGSVISIIAYTILLSER, from the coding sequence ATGAGTGCAATGCATAAAAAGAATAAAATGCTTTTGTATGTCCTAATTGGGACATACTTTAGCTTTGCTCTAGCTTTAGCAAATTCGCCACCAATAAGCGAGTTTTTTGAATTATTTAGATGGATATTCTTTTTTGGTTATATATTCATAAGTTTCTGTTTTTTTAAATTCCAAGCTTTTATAAAGATTGGGTTGTCTTTTATTTTTTATTTTTTATTTCTGTTAATCTTAATGCTTTCCACTATTTTGTTTAGTGGGTTAAGCTTTGAATCAATTTCATCTGTGCTTCCATTTGTTTTTATATTGATTTTGCCTTTTTTACCCTATCCAGTTCAATATGGAAATAGAAGTGATTTTTTCATATTTGCATATAAGAAATTCTCTGTATTGTTTTTAATTTCTATTATCCCATTTTTATTAATTCCTGATTCTTATATTATGGGGCGATTTGCTGCATGGACAAAAAATACTAATATAGTCGCCGGTTTTTCGATGCTATCATACAGTGTTTTTTTTATTTCATATTTAAAGAGTAAAAGTAAATATGATTTATTAGGGATAGTTGCATATCTGCTAATGGTATTTTTAACACAATCAAGAGGTGCATTATTAGCTATTGGAATTATAACAGCGATAATGCTTTTAAAAAACTACAATAAAAAAATCTTCTTTCAAGTCGGATTTATTGTTTTCTTACTTGGTGGAGTAATTTTTTCTAATATTCAAGTTAGAGAAATTGGAAATAATGACGCTAGTAATTCAATTTTCACAGTTCGTGAATTTGAATTGGGAGCCAGACAGGAAATTATGGATAGGCAGTTAGATGCATTTTTATATAGCCCATTAATTGGAGTGGGAGCATTAACTGAGGAAAGTAATCCTTATTCTAGATATCCAGCAGAGGCCTCTTTTACAGATTTACTATCAATGGTTGGTCTGTTTGGTATGCTTTTTTATATATTGGCTATAATATCTAGATTGAGAAGTTTTAATAATAATGATTTTATTTTGTTATCAATATTAACATTAAGTTCTGGAGAAGGTTATTTGACAGGTGTAGGTAGTGTTATTTCCATAATAGCCTATACAATTTTACTTTCGGAAAGATAG
- the wecC gene encoding UDP-N-acetyl-D-mannosamine dehydrogenase: MNNQFKHICVIGLGYIGLPTAATFAAHGIKVTGVDVNQHAVDMINQGKVHIVEPDLDALVRDVVAQKKLSAQTMPVEADVYIVAVPTPFKDNHEPDLKYIEAASKALASFLTKGNLVILESTSPVGATEQMSAWLREARSDLTFPQQAGEDADILIAHCPERVLPGKVLQELISNDRIIGGMTPRCSKAACELYKTFVKGECIKTNARTAEMCKLTENSFRDVNIAFANELSIICDKLDINVWELISLANRHPRVNILQPGPGVGGHCIAVDPWFIVAKTPEQARLIRTAREVNDSKPEWVIDQVKIKIAEFLQANPEKTIKDVTIACYGLAFKPDIDDLRESPALEITKSLAEQGLNIFAIEPNIDRLPENILENVQLISLEDSNIANIHVILVKHRHFEKFKHNFDLNMIVDSCGLLK, from the coding sequence ATGGGATAAAAGTGACAGGTGTTGATGTGAATCAGCATGCTGTTGATATGATTAATCAAGGGAAGGTTCATATTGTAGAGCCAGACCTTGATGCATTAGTCCGTGATGTAGTGGCGCAAAAAAAGCTGTCTGCTCAAACTATGCCGGTAGAAGCTGATGTCTATATTGTTGCTGTACCTACACCATTTAAAGATAATCATGAGCCTGATCTAAAATACATTGAAGCTGCATCCAAAGCTTTGGCTTCATTCTTAACGAAAGGCAATTTAGTTATTTTAGAATCTACTTCACCTGTCGGCGCAACTGAGCAAATGTCCGCATGGTTAAGAGAAGCTCGTTCTGATTTAACTTTCCCGCAGCAAGCCGGTGAGGATGCGGATATTTTAATAGCGCATTGCCCTGAGCGCGTATTGCCGGGCAAGGTGCTGCAGGAGTTGATCAGCAATGACCGCATTATTGGCGGCATGACACCCCGCTGTTCAAAAGCTGCTTGTGAACTATACAAAACCTTTGTAAAAGGGGAGTGTATAAAAACAAATGCGCGTACAGCTGAAATGTGCAAGCTGACTGAAAACTCATTCCGTGATGTCAATATTGCATTTGCAAATGAACTGTCAATTATCTGCGATAAATTAGACATTAATGTTTGGGAGTTGATTTCTCTGGCGAACCGCCACCCGCGTGTCAATATTTTACAGCCTGGCCCCGGTGTGGGCGGGCACTGTATTGCAGTTGATCCGTGGTTTATTGTTGCTAAAACGCCGGAGCAAGCGCGTTTAATCCGTACAGCGCGTGAGGTGAATGACAGCAAGCCGGAATGGGTGATTGATCAGGTTAAAATTAAAATTGCGGAATTCTTGCAAGCAAACCCTGAAAAAACCATTAAAGATGTAACTATTGCTTGTTACGGCTTAGCGTTTAAGCCGGATATTGATGACCTGCGCGAAAGCCCTGCTTTAGAAATTACTAAGAGCTTAGCAGAACAAGGGTTAAATATTTTTGCTATTGAGCCGAATATTGACAGATTGCCAGAAAATATTCTGGAAAATGTTCAGTTAATTTCATTGGAAGATAGCAATATTGCAAATATCCATGTGATTTTAGTAAAACATCGTCATTTTGAAAAATTTAAACATAATTTTGACTTAAATATGATTGTGGATAGCTGCGGCCTTTTAAAATGA